From the genome of Arthrobacter russicus:
ATAAGGTGTTCGTTTCATATTGATCTGGTTCAGCGCTTGCGGACCACCCGGGATTCGTCCCAGACCGGCGCATCCGATTCGTAGACTTTGCCCTCGGAGCCGAACACGAAGAACCGGTCGAAGGACCGGGCGAACCAGCGGTCGTGGGTCACTGCCAAAACCGTGCCCTCAAATGCGTCGATGCCCTGTTCCAAAGCTTCCGCCGAATGCAAGTCCAAGTTGTCCGTGGGCTCGTCCAGCAGCAGCAAGGTGGCTCCGGAAAGTTCCAAAAGCAGAATCTGCAACCGGGCTTGCTGCCCGCCGGAGAGCGAATCGAACGTCTGCTCGGCCTGTTTGGCCAATCCGTAACGGTCCAAGGCGCGGGCCGCCGGCTCCTGCGAAAGCCCATCCCGGTGCTCGTCGCCGCGGTGCAGGATTTCCAGCAGGGTACGCGCCTGCAAATCCGGGCGGACGTGCGTCTGCGCGAAGAATCCGGGCCGGATCCGGGCGCCGAGCTTCACCGTTCCGGTATGCGGAACCTCGGCGATCACCACTTCGGAGACTGGAAGGTGTTCCCGCTCCGGATCGGTTCCGCCAGCCGCCAGCAGCCGCAGGAAGTGCGATTTGCCGGAGCCGTTCGAGCCCAGAATCGCCACCCGGTCACCGAACCAGATTTCGGCGTCGAACGGCTTCATCAATCCGGTCAGCTCGAGCTTCGTGGCCACCACTGCGCGTTTGCCGGTCCGGCCGCCACGCAGCCGCATCTTCACGTTCTGCTCGATCGGAATCGCCTGCGGCGGACCGGCCTCCTCGAATTTCTGCAACCTGGTCTGCGCCGCCCGGTAACGGGAAGTGAACCCGTCGTTGACCGAAGCCTTGACCTTCAAGCGTTGCACCAACTCGCGCAGCTGGGCGTGCTGCTCGTCCCAACGCCGCAAAAGCTCTTCGAAACGGGCATTGCGATCGTCCCGGGCCTGCTTGTAGCTGCCGAAGCCGCCGCCGTGCGTCCAAGAATTCGCGCCGGAGGCGCCCGGTTCCAAGGTAATGATCCGATCGGCGCCATTCGCGA
Proteins encoded in this window:
- a CDS encoding ABC-F family ATP-binding cassette domain-containing protein, with translation MAHIDVANIDFFLPDGRQLLNSVSFRVGDGIKSALIGPNGTGKTTLLRIIAGDLKADDGAITYSGSIGVMRQFIGQVRDQSTVRDLLLAVAPKAVNAAGLAVDAAELAMLEDDSEAVQMKYAQALADWGDAGGYEIETTWDEVTMAAMGVPFERAQYRAAATLSGGEQKRLVLEALFRGPDQILLLDEPDNYLDVPGKRWLEATLNASAKSVLFVSHDRELLANGADRIITLEPGASGANSWTHGGGFGSYKQARDDRNARFEELLRRWDEQHAQLRELVQRLKVKASVNDGFTSRYRAAQTRLQKFEEAGPPQAIPIEQNVKMRLRGGRTGKRAVVATKLELTGLMKPFDAEIWFGDRVAILGSNGSGKSHFLRLLAAGGTDPEREHLPVSEVVIAEVPHTGTVKLGARIRPGFFAQTHVRPDLQARTLLEILHRGDEHRDGLSQEPAARALDRYGLAKQAEQTFDSLSGGQQARLQILLLELSGATLLLLDEPTDNLDLHSAEALEQGIDAFEGTVLAVTHDRWFARSFDRFFVFGSEGKVYESDAPVWDESRVVRKR